A region of Oncorhynchus kisutch isolate 150728-3 linkage group LG29, Okis_V2, whole genome shotgun sequence DNA encodes the following proteins:
- the LOC109873512 gene encoding transmembrane protein 250-like, protein MPVIPIPRRVRSFHGPHTTCMHSACGSAHTTQLVRTKYNNFDLYLRSRCMYGFLRFLLYFGCSLLTSLLWVALSALFCLQYMSARVFLRLQYKLSVILLLLGHRRLDFGVLNNLFIYSMQVTMFLVGGLGWCFMVFVDM, encoded by the coding sequence ATGCCTGTGATCCCCATCCCTCGGCGTGTGCGTAGCTTCCATGGTCCCCACACCACCTGCATGCACTCGGCCTGTGGGTCTGCACACACCACCCAGCTTGTGCGCACCAAGTACAACAACTTTGACCTTTACCTGCGCTCACGCTGCATGTACGGCTTCCTGCGCTTCCTGCTCTACTTCGGCTGCAGCCTTCTGACCTCCCTCCTCTGGGTGGCGCTGTCGGCTCTATTCTGCCTGCAGTACATGAGCGCCCGTGTCTTCCTGCGGCTGCAGTACAAGCTGTCCGTCATCCTACTGTTGCTAGGACACCGGCGCCTTGACTTTGGGGTGCTTAACAACCTGTTTATCTACAGTATGCAGGTCACAATGTTCCTGGTGGGAGGCCTGGGCTGGTGCTTCATGGTGTTTGTGGACATGTAG